The Gemmatimonas phototrophica region CGACCGGCCACCACATTGGGGCTCTGGTCGTCGAGCGTGAAACCACCGCCGCGGTTGTGCCAGACAAACCCGGTGCCGGCGGCAACGAGGCCGGCACCAAAGCCCACCGTGGAGTAATTGCTCTGAATGAAGGAGACCATGTTTCCCTCCTTGTCCACTGCGCTCAGATACGTGGTGCCATTGTCCGTCCCCTCGGGCGTGCCATACGACAAATCACAGGTCGCCCGCGTGGCCTTGATGAGCTGGGCCCGCTGAGTGGCATACGCCTTGGAGAGAAGAGCGGTCACCGGCACCTTGGCAAAGCGCGGGTCGCCGTTGTACCGCTGCATGTCGAGGTACGCCAGCTTCTTCGCCTCGATCATGTAGTGCAAGGCCGGCACCGTGTTGTGCCCCATACTGGCCAGCGGGAACTGCTCCATGATGTTGAGCATCTCCAGCGCCGCAATGCCCTGCCCGTTGGGCGGCAGTTCGTACACGGTCCACCCACGATACGTGGTGGAAATTGGCGTCACCCACTCGGCCTCGAATTCCGCCAAGTCGGCGGCGGTCATCACGCCACCGTGTTGGCGCTGGCTGGCCAACAGCTTCTGCGCAATGGCGCCCTGATAAAACGCCTTTGCACCGGCGGTGGAAATCTGCTTGTAGCTCCACGCGAGATCCGGGTTGCGAAACACATCACCAATGGCCGGCAACTTGCCGTTGATCAGATACGTGCGCGCCGTGGCGCTATCGGCCCGCAACGCCTTTTCACTGTCCGACCAGTATACACTGACCACTTCGCCCACCGGAAAGCCCTGCTCGGCGTACTGAATTGCCGGCTGCAGAATATCCGCCATGGAGAGGCGCCCAAACCGGTTGCGCAATACTTCCCAGCCCTTCACGGCCCCCGGTACGGTCGCCGCATCAATACCGCGCGAAGGCATGCGCGTATGTCCCTTGCCACGCAGGTAGGCCGGCGTCATGGCCTTGGGTGCCCACCCCGACGCATTCACTCCGTACAGCTGTTTGCTTTTGGCATCGTACACGATGGCGAACATGTCGCCACCAATGCCGTCGTTCATGGGCGCCACCAGCCCCATCATGGCGTTCATGGCAATGGCGGCGTCAATGGCATTGCCACCACGCTCGAGCACCTGAGCGCCCACCTGCGACGCCAGCACGCTTTCGCTGGCCACCACGCCCTGAGTGGATTGCACCATGGACCGTGATTGCGATCGGTCCTGGGCGCCGGCGGTTACCGCTGGGAGCACCAGCAGAGCAAGGACAGAAGCGACTGACGATCGCATGATTGGACGGAAAGAAGTGAAGACACGCATCAGACGAGGAACTCGTGCAGGAGCGAGTGAAAGTGATGCACCCCGTTTTCATGGGCCGCCGAGTAGCGCCCCCGATCGTAAATGCGGGATCGGAGATTACGCTGTACCACTTCACAGATCTCAATGTCTTCGTCCTGCACCTCGGCACTGAACGCCATCAGCTTCACCCACTCCGGATCGATGGCCGCGTTGGCCGGCGGGTTGATGGCATACCAATCGAACACCACGCGGCAGCGATCGTGTCCCAGCGGGATGACCACGTTGGTCTGCATCTGCCCGAGGTACACGTTCAGCATGGTGTTGGGAAACATCCAGACGTACACCGCCTCTGGCGTGGCGGTCTTGGACGGGTCATAGAGCCGGTTGCTGTTGCCGCCGTGCACCGGACGTAGCGGTGCGTGCTGCACCGAGAAGTACCGGTGCGGCTCCACGCGATAGGCGTCCATGTCGAGCTCCTTGTGCAATCCCGGATGCACGACGGGGACATGGTACCCTTCGAGGTAGTTGTCCACGTACACCTTCCAGTTGCACGCAATATCCCAGGAGCGTGTCGTGACATACTGCATCTGCTCACACTGGAACGGGGCCACCCTGGTGGGAATGTCTTCCATCACGTCGGTGAGCGGTGGGGCCTTGCCGTCGAGATTCACGAAGACAAGTGGCCCCCACGTAGTCACGGCTACAGGCACCAGTCGCATATCCTCAGGACGGAACCGCTCCACCCCCTGCATTCCGGGTGTGGTACGCAGCGACCCGTCCAGGGAATACGTCCAGCCATGGTACCGGCACTGCAGCGTGTTCCGCTTGCCGCATCCGGTTGCGACCGGCCCGGCGCGATGCAGGCAGACGTTGTAGTAGCCACGCAACTGCTCGCCATCGCGCAGAATGACCACACTGTTCGGCCCAACGTTGGCCGTAAAATACTGACCGTGCTCGGCTACCTGATCTACGCGCCCAACCAATTGCCACGTGCGAGCGAAGACCCGTTCCATCTCCAGTTCGAGATAGACGGGATCGTTGTACAGGCGCGCGGGGACCGTCTCGGCGCGAGCGATATTCGGGTCAAATGGGAAGACGAGTGACATGCCCCAACCTTGTGCCCCCCTGCCGGAAGAGCAAGCGTGACGTGATCTTTAATGGTGGTGTTGCAGACGTCATTTTCCCTGCACCGTGTGCGCCATGCGTGTTGTTCTGCGGAGGACCGCCCTGCTGCTGGCCACGTCCCTGTGGACGATCTGGTCTCCGTCGCCGTTGCCTGCCCAGGAGCGTCCGGCAGTTCAGCTGTTTCTGGACTCGCTGGTACGATACGGGGCGACTGCCAACCGGCCGCTGTTTCGGGCACTGCGGCGCGTGTACGCCGATCAGGCGTTCGCCCCCCTCTGGCTGGATCGGGGTGCGTGGTCCCCTCGTGGGCGTGAGGTGCAGGACCGCCTGTCACGGGCCGCCGACGATGGGCTGGAAGCGCCGCACTATCCCGTGCCTTCGCTCGACGATGCCACTCCCGCAGCCCGCGCCCGCGCCGATGTGCGCCTGTCGCTCAGCATCATCCGCTATGCCCAGGACGTTGGCTGGGGGCTG contains the following coding sequences:
- a CDS encoding aromatic ring-hydroxylating oxygenase subunit alpha produces the protein MSLVFPFDPNIARAETVPARLYNDPVYLELEMERVFARTWQLVGRVDQVAEHGQYFTANVGPNSVVILRDGEQLRGYYNVCLHRAGPVATGCGKRNTLQCRYHGWTYSLDGSLRTTPGMQGVERFRPEDMRLVPVAVTTWGPLVFVNLDGKAPPLTDVMEDIPTRVAPFQCEQMQYVTTRSWDIACNWKVYVDNYLEGYHVPVVHPGLHKELDMDAYRVEPHRYFSVQHAPLRPVHGGNSNRLYDPSKTATPEAVYVWMFPNTMLNVYLGQMQTNVVIPLGHDRCRVVFDWYAINPPANAAIDPEWVKLMAFSAEVQDEDIEICEVVQRNLRSRIYDRGRYSAAHENGVHHFHSLLHEFLV
- the ggt gene encoding gamma-glutamyltransferase, giving the protein MVQSTQGVVASESVLASQVGAQVLERGGNAIDAAIAMNAMMGLVAPMNDGIGGDMFAIVYDAKSKQLYGVNASGWAPKAMTPAYLRGKGHTRMPSRGIDAATVPGAVKGWEVLRNRFGRLSMADILQPAIQYAEQGFPVGEVVSVYWSDSEKALRADSATARTYLINGKLPAIGDVFRNPDLAWSYKQISTAGAKAFYQGAIAQKLLASQRQHGGVMTAADLAEFEAEWVTPISTTYRGWTVYELPPNGQGIAALEMLNIMEQFPLASMGHNTVPALHYMIEAKKLAYLDMQRYNGDPRFAKVPVTALLSKAYATQRAQLIKATRATCDLSYGTPEGTDNGTTYLSAVDKEGNMVSFIQSNYSTVGFGAGLVAAGTGFVWHNRGGGFTLDDQSPNVVAGRKRPLHTIIPGFMEKGDEKIAFGIMGGWNQSQAHAQFVSNIVDFGLNIQGAIDAPRFSKETFPGCDVNFESRIAKSTRDSLAAMGHEIVMRGDYSSTRMGSGQAVYRNFTTGLNAGASDPRKDGAAVSELLPVTRVTPRRK